The Streptomyces sp. DG1A-41 genomic sequence CGTCGGCACCCTGCCCCTCGCGGTGGCGGAGTCGGTGCGGGCGCGCGGGGGCGAGATCCTGACGGGGACGCCGGTGACGGAGCTGAGCAGGGTGGCTCCGCCGGATCCGGCCGACGCGGCCGGGCCGCGAGCCTTCGGCCGCGACCCCGGGCGGGCGGCCGAAGACTCGCGCGGCCCCGTCCGGCCCCCTGCGGCGGAGCAGCCGCACGCGGTGTGGCGCGTCGTCACGGGTGAGCGGGTACTGCACGCGGACGCGGTGGTGCTCGCCGTCCCCGCCACCGCCGCAGCCCGGCTCCTGCGCACCGAGGCCCCCGAGGCCGCCGCCGAGCTCGGCGGCGTCGAGTACGCCTCCATGGCCCTGGTCACCCTCGCCTACCGCCGCGCCGGGACGGCCCTCCCCGAGGGCAGCGGCTTTCTCGTGCCGCCGGTCGACGGGCGCACCATCAAGGCCTCCACCTTCGCCTCGCAGAAGTGGGGCTGGATCGCCGACGAGAACCCCGGCCTCGTCGTCCTGCGCACCTCCGTCGGGCGGTACGGCGAGACGGAGATCCTCCAGCGCGACGACGACGGGCTCGTGGCGGTCTCCCGGCACGACCTGCAGGCGGCGACCGGCCTGGACGCCACACCCGTCGCCACCCGCGTCACCCGCTGGGACGACGGCCTGCCCCAGTACCCCGTCGGCCACCACGCGCGCGTGGCCCGCGTCCGCGAGCACGTGGCGAAGCTCCCGGGGCTCGCCGTGTGCGGCGCGCCGTACGACGGCGTCGGCATCCCGGCGTGCATCGCGAGCGCGTACGCCGCCGTCGACCAGATCCACGGTGACCTGCGGGCTGTGCAGGAGCTCACCGCCCACCCGGTGCAGAGCCTGCACGGCGGAGCGGGAGAATGAGGAGCATGAGTGACGACGCCTCCACCACGGCCTCCAGCGCCCAGCCCGACCGCATCCCGAACAAGGGCAAGCTGGCCAAGGACCTCAACGAGGTCATCCGCTACACGCTCTGGTCCGTCTTCCAGCTGAAGGACGTCCTCCCCGAGGACCGCGCCGGGTACGCCGACGAGGTCCAGGAGCTGTTCGACCAGCTCGCCGCCAAGGACGTGACCATCCGCGGCACGTACGACGTCTCGGGCCTGCGTGCCGACGCCGACCTCATGATCTGGTGGCACGCGGAGACCAGCGACGCGTTGCAGGAGGCGTACAACCTCTTCCGCCGCACCAAGCTGGGCCGGGCGCTCAGGCCGGTGTGGTCGAACATGGCGCTGCACCGCCCCGCGGAGTTCAACCGATCGCACATCCCGGCGTTCCTCGCCGACGAGACGCCCCGCGACTACGTGAGCGTCTACCCCTTCGTGCGCTCCTACGACTGGTACCTGCTGCCCGACGAGGACCGCCGCCGCATGCTCGCCGACCACGGCAAGATGGCCCGCGGCTTCCCGGACGTGCGCGCCAACACGGTCGCCTCGTTCTCCCTCGGCGACTACGAGTGGATCCTCGCCTTCGAGGCCGACGAGCTGTACCGCATCGTCGACCTGATGCGTCACCTGCGCGCCTCGGAGGCCCGTCGGCACGTCCGCGAGGAGGTCCCGTTCTTCACGGGCCGCCGCAAGGACATCGCGGAGCTGGTCGCGGGCCTGGCCTGATCAGCGGAGCGGTCGGTCGGCCCCGGGCCGGTCCGGGGCCGACCGACCGCGACTGCGGCTTCGGCTCCGGACGCGCGGCGCAGTCCGTGGTGCGCCGTCCCGGCAGCCGGCCCTCCAGCAGATACGCCTCCACATGGCCGTTGACGCAGGCGTTCGGCCCGCCCGCCAGGCCGTGCGCGCCGGCGTCCCGTTCCGTCACCAGGACCGAGCCCGTGAGGCGGCGGTGGAGTTCCAGGGCGCCGTCGTACGGCGTGGCGGCGTCCCGCTCGGCGGCCAGGATCAGCGACGGCGGCAGTTCGCCCGGCCCGGTGCCGACGTCGAGCGGCCGCTGCCGCGGCCCCTCCCAGTAGGCGCAGGGCAGGTTCGTCCACACGTTGTCCCAGGTCTCGAAGGGCGCCACCCGCGCGAGCCGGGTGTTGTCCCGGTCCCACACCTCCCAGTCCGTCGGCCAGGGGGCGTCGTTGCACTCGACGGCCAGGTAGACCGCGCGTGAGTTCTCCGCCTCGGCGGCGGCCTCCGGGTGCTGCTCCGCCTGCTCGACCAGCGGCCCGGGATCGCCCTTGAGGTACGCCGACAGCGCGTGCGCCCGGTGCGGCCACTGGTCGTCGTAGTACGCGGCCTGGAGGAACGCACCCCGCAACTGCCCCGGCCCGACCTTCCCGCCGGCCGGCTCGACGGCCAGCCGCGCGCTCGCCCGCTCGTAGCTGCGCCGCACCTCCCGCACGGTCCTGCCCAGCCCGTACACCTCGTCGTGCCGGGCGATCCACCTTTGGAAGTCCCGCCAGCGGCCCTCGAACGCCGCCGACTGGTCGAGTTTGTTGCGGTACCAGATCTGCTCCGGGTCGGGGTCTACCGCCGAGTCGAGCACCATCCGCCGTACGTGCGCGGGGAACAGCGTCGCGTACAGGGCGCCGAAGTACGTGCCGTACGACGAGCCCATGAAGGTCAGCCGTTCCTCGCCGAGCGCGGCGCGCAGCACGTCGAGGTCGCGGGCGTTGTTCAGCGAGTGGTAGTGCCGCAGCGCGCCGCCGGCCCGCTCGGCGCAGCCGCGCGCGTACGCCTTCGCCTGCGCGATGCGTTCCTTCTTGTACGACTCGGAGGGGTGCGTCGGCGCCTGGGTGGGCCCCTTGAAGAACTGCTTGGCATCCTTGCAGGACAGCGGCGCGGAACGGCCCACCCCGCGCGGGGCGTAGCCGACGAGGTCGTACGCGGCCGCGATCCGCTTCCACTCGGGGAGCAGGCCGACGAGGGGGAAGTACAGGCCGGAGGCGCCCGGGCCGCCCGGGTTGTAGACCAGGGCGCCCTGGCGGGGGAACTCGCGCTTGCTGTTGTGGGGGTCCTTGTGCGTGGCCCGGGCGCGGCCGACGGCGAGTTCGATCTGCCTGCCGTCGGGCTGTGTGTAGTCCAGCGGGACGGTGACCGTGCCGCACTGCATGGTGCCGGGCAGGTCCTGCGCGTCGGGACACGGGCCGAAGTCGATGCCGGCCGCCTTCGCCCGCGCGGCGGCCACGGCGGTGCCGCGCAGTTCGGCCGCCGCCCTCGTGCCATCGGTGTCCGGGGCGGCGGTGAGGGCGCTCAGCAGCAAGGACCCCGCTGCCGAGTAGAGGAGGGCGGCTCTCATCGCGTATCCCTTCGGTGCACAGTGGCGACAAAAGGGATGTTTCGTGGGGCGGTTGGGGAAGGCAAGCACCGTCTGCCGGTGTCGGCGCCGATGCCCCTGTGCGCCCCCGGTCTGTCAGTCGTGTGCCTCGCCGTGCGTGAAGGCGGCCCGCAGATCCGGTTCGCCGATCGCGCGAACGCCGCGTACGGCCACGGAGGTGAGGTACGTGCGGTCGTCGGCGGTGCCGTCCGCGTGCCGGGTCAGTGCGCCGAGGAGCCGTTGGCCGGCCGGGGAGGCCCAGCGCGAGTACGGGTGGATCTCGATGCGGGCGACGGCGAGGCAGCTCAGGGTGAGGGCGAGCGGCAGCGCGAACCACAGGGCGACCAGATGACGCGGCATGTCCGGCGGAGCGGGCGTCAGCAGCGCGGCGACGCCGAGACCGAGTACGGCGACGGCAGCCACGCGCACCTGCCGGACGGCCGCCGCGACCGTCGTACGGGCGCTGTCGGGCACCGCGAGCCCCGCGCGCACCAGCCGGTCGGCGATACCGCGCACCGCCTCCGCCGTGGCGGCGGTGGCCCGCACCGGCGCGATCCGGGACTGCCCCTCGGGGCCGATGGCACCGATGACCGACCGCTCCATCTCGTCCCGCCCGCGCGGATCGACGACCGTCGCCCAGCCGGTGTGGGCCAGGAGCAGACGGCGCTGGCGCGCCATGGCGACGAGGGTCACGTCGGCGACCCGCCTGGGCCCGCCGGAGAGGAACGCGGCCTCGTACAGCGTGAGTTCACGGATCCGGCCGGTGTCCGCGTCACCGGCCGCGGCGCGTACGGCGGCCAGGCACAGGCGTGTGCACGCCGTGCCGGCCACGGCCCAGGCCGCCAGCAGGAAAAGAGCCCAGAGCATATGTTGTTTGTATGTGACACGGTCCCGGGAACACCATGCCTCGTTCACGATCCGGACGGAGTGTTGTCGGTATGTGACGTTCCGTTTCACTGCTCCGGCGGCGGGCGGAAGGTGGGCGGCGGAAGCGTGAAGGACGGGTCCGGGGCTGGAGCCGTGGGTGAGGCCGGATCAGGGAACGCCGTCGGGAGAGTGCTGTCGCCTGCCGACGACGCGGTGCCGAAGGACTGACCGGCCGGCCCACGGGTCAGCGCCGGAGCAGCACCTTCCGGGTGGCGCGGGCCAGTCGGCGGACCGGGCGCCGCGATCGCGGCGCCGGTCCCGACCGCTCCAGCCACCACTCCCGCAGCTCCCGCCGTCCCGCGGCGTCCCCGGGTCGCCCGGCGGACAGCAGGTGCTCGGCGAAGGTGAGCGCGTCGCGCCGGTAGCCGCTGGTCATCGGCTGGGTCTGGGCGTACGCGAGGAAGGCCGTACGGTAGTCCGCGCCGAGGATCTCCGGCAGCTCGGGCGCGACCTTCGCCACGACATCCGCCCGCTTGGCGGCCAGCGCCCGCGCCTGTACGCCGACCCGCACCCGGTCGAACCCCTCGGGCACGGGCGTCCCCGCGACCAGCGCCGACAGCAGCGCGGCCTGTGCGAGCCCGAGCCGCTGCCGGGCCCCTTCCCCACCAGGGTGGGGCAGGCCGAAGACGCCCCGTGCCGCCCCGGCCGCCCCGTCTTCATCGCCCTGCTCGGCGGAGAGCTCCGCCCCGGGCCTGGATTCCGCACGCCGCAGGGCGAGAGCGGTGCCCGCCGAGCGGATCTCCGTTTTCACGCGCTCCACGGCGCCCGCCTCCAACGCCCTCCGGATCGACCCCAGCTCGCTCTCCAGCTCCGCCGGTTCCGGGAAGTTCTCGTCGCGTTCCAGGAGGACTCCCGGAGGGGACACGCGGGATGCGAGGTCGGTGAGGATGTCGAGGACCGGCCGGGGGACGGGGTGGGCGTGGCTGTCGTGCCAGACGCCGTCGCGTTCGAAGCCGCCGGCGACATGGACGTAGGCGATGGCCTCCAGGGGCAGCTCGGCGAGGGCCTTGGCCGGGTCCTCGGCGCGGTTGACGTGGTTGGTGTGCAGGTTGGCCACGTCGATGAGGAGCCGGACGCCCGTGCGGTCGGCGAGCTCGTACAGGAACTGGCCCTCCGTCATCTCCTCGCCCGGCCAGGAGATCAGCGCGGCGATGTTCTCGACGGCCAGCGGCACCGGCAGCGCCTCCTGCGCGATGCGCACGTTCTCGCAGAGGACGTCGAGGGCGTCCCGGGTCCGGGGGACGGGCAGCAGATGGCCCGCCTCCAGGTGCGGGGTCGCCGTCAGGGCACCGCCGGCCCGTACGAACGCGATGTGCTCGGTGACCAGCGGTGAGCCGAGTGCTTCGACCCGCTCGGCCAGCGCGGCGAGGCGGCCGTCGTCGGGCCGGTCCGCGCCCCCTAGGCCGAGCGAGACGCCGTGCGGCACCACGGTGACGCCGCGCTCGCGCAGCCGCCGCAGCGACTCGGGCAGATGCCCGGGGCAGACGTTCTCGGCCACCACCTCGACCCAGTCGATGCCCGGCATGCGCTCCACGGCGTCCGCGATCTCCGGTCGCCACCCGATGCCCGTCCCCAGTCGCTTCATCGTCCCCTCCTCCGCACGGCCGGTTCCTCGACGTGAAGGGGGTATGGCCCAGCCGCCCGTCCCCGAACCCCGCCACGGGCGCCTTCAGAGGAACATTTGAGGTTCGGCCCACCGACGGAGGCACCGGGGTCGCGCCACCCCCCGATGCGTCGTAGACCGGACGTATGCGCGATGGCAGCGAGCGGGCGGCCCCGGTCCGGCGAGTGTGGGCCGGGGCCGGGGCACTGGTGGTCGCCGTGGGCACGGCCTATTTCCTGCTCCCGCTGGAGGGGCTCGGCGAGGACCGCCCCTGGCTGGGCTGGCCGCTGTTCGCGCTGTGCCTGGGGCTGCTGGCCGTGCTGCTGCTGCGCCAGGTGCGCGACGTCGTGCTGGAGAAGCCGCACACCCGGCCCGGCGTCATGATCCCGCTGCTGATGTGCCTGGCCGTGCTGGTCTTCTCGTCGGGGTACTACGCCCTCGCCCAGCGGCCGGGCCAGTTCACCGGCATGAGCACCCGTGTCGACGCGCTGTACTTCACCGTCGTCACGCTCGCCACCGTCGGCTACGGGGACATCACCCCGAGCGGGCAGGAGGCCCGCCTGGTGACCGTCGCTCAGATCCTGTACACGTTGGTCTTCCTCACGGCGGCGGCCACCGCGCTCACGCGTCGGCTGCACACGGTGGTCGCCGCGCGCGACCGCCGCCCGCCGCCCTCCTGACCGGGGCGGTACCGGGGCGGTCCCGGGGCGGCGCCTACGCCGCGCGGGTGGAGCGGTAGTTGAACAACGACCACAGTACGAACAGGCCGGTCAGGATCATGATGATCGACCAGAACGGCTGGTACGGCAGCCACATGAAGTTCGCGATCAGCGCCAGTCCGACCACGACCGCGCCCACGACCCGGGCCCAGGCGGCCCCGGTGAACAGGCCGAATCCGGCCGCCACCACGAGCACACCGACGATCAGATGGATCCAGCCCCACGCGGTCAGGTCGAACTCGAAGACGTAGTCGCCGAAGCTCGTGTACACCTCGTCGTCGGCGATCGCCGTGATGCCCTGGAGCACCGCGAACAGGCCGTAGACGACCATCAGGGTGCCGCCGAGAGCGAGACCCCCGGCCGCCCACGGCTCGCCGGAACCGCCCGGGCCGGGGCCGCCGGGTGTCCGGTCGTCGGGGGCGGGCGGAGCGGGGGGAGGGGGCGCGGCGCTTGTCATGGCTGCCTCCTAAGGTCGAGGTTGTCCGGTTACCCCCACTGGAGCACCCGCCCGCGACCGGCGCGCCCGCGGCTACTGCGAACGGGTGGATGCCGGGCCGTCCGGCGTGTACGGCTCCCGGCGCAGCGCCGGATGGTCCGCGACCACCGTGCACGAGCCGGGCGCGATCTCCGTGAACCCCGCGTCGCGGACCAACGGCAGGCCGCTGCCCGTCAGTTCGGGCCAGCGGGCCGGGTCGGCCGGCCGTACGGCGAGCGGGAAGCCCGCGTCGTGCCAGGCGGCCCGCTCCTCGTCGGGCAGCTCCCACCAGGCCAGTTGCGCGGCGTGTCCGGCCTGGGCCATCGCCTTGCCGGCCGACATGCCGAGGTCGGGGTTCAGCCACAGCACGGGCGCGGCCGGGTCCGCGTCCATGGGCGGTTCCGGGTCGTCCAGGTCGGTGCCGGAGACCTGGAGCCGGGCCAGGTCCTTGGGCCAGCCGTCCAGCGGGACCGGCGGGAAGACCCGCACCTGGGCCGCCTTGCCGGTGACCGTGATGCCGGGCAGCGCCTCCGCCCGCCGCCACTCGGCGCCGCGCGCCCGTCGCACCACCTTGCGGATCCGCGCGTCCTGCCAGTCCCGCACCGCCTGCGCCCACGCGCCGTCGCCGGCCGACCGCTCGTCGCTCAGGATCGTCAGCACCGCCCGCGCGGCCGTCTCCAGCGCGTCCGTACGCGCCGGCGGGTCCGCCCGCTCGATCCGCACGACCAGCGGCAGCACGAACTGCGGTGCCGTGTCGCGGTCCGAGGGCTCGGACCGGAAGGGGCTGTCACTCACGGGCGTCGGCTCTTCGCTCACGAATCCCAGTGTGCCAGCCGGTAGATCGTGGAGGATGGGGCCCATGCGCCCCGACCTGTGCCTGGAGAACGCGGGCCGCCGCTACGGCCTGCGCGGCCCCTGGGTGCTGCGCGGCGTCGACCTGACGGTGGTCCCGGGCCGGCTCGTCCGCGTCGAGGGCGCCAACGGCACCGGCAAGTCGACCCTCCTGCGGCTGCTCGCCGGTATCGACGCCCCCAGCGAGGGCCGGATCACCGGCCGCCCGCGCACCGCGTACGTCCCCGAGCGGTTCCCGCCGGCCCTGCCGTTCACCGCCGCCGGCTACCTCACGCACCTCGGCACCGTGCACGGCCTGAACCGCGCGGCGGCCGCCCGTGCCGCCGCCGAGTGGCTGGAACGCCTCGGCGCCGCCGCCTACGCCGACACACCCATGGCACGGCTGTCGAAGGGCAGCAGCCAGAAGGTCGCGGTCGCCCAGGCCTTGCTGGGGGAGCCGGAGCTGCTGGTGCTGGACGAGGCGTGGACCGGCCTGGACGCCGACGCCCGCGCCGAGTTGGAGCGGGCGGTCGCCGAGCGCACGGCGGCCGGCGGATCCGTGGTGTTCGTCGACCACGACCCGCGCCGCCTCGCGGGCCTGCCCGACGCGACGTACACCGTGCGCGACGGGAGCCTCGTCGAGCAGGCGGCGTCGGAGCCGGTTCCGTCCGGGCCGCACGTGACCGTCGAGGTACAAGGCCCGCCGGACGGACGGCTTCCCGACGATGTGCGGCGGACCGTCACCCTTGCCGAGGAGACCGCGCCGGGCAGCCACCGCCTCACCGTCCCCGCCCCGCACTCCGACGTCCTGCTCCGCGCCCTGCTCACGGCCCGACCGCCCTGGCACGTGGTGAGTGTGGCGCGGCAGGCGGACGCCCCCGGGAGCCTCCGATGACCGCCCTCCTGCGCTACCACGCCGCCCTGCTGCTGCGCTCCCAGCGCTGGCTGCCGCCGTTCCTGCTCTACGCCGCCTTTCTCGCGATCAGCGTCCAGGCCGGGCAGCCGGTGCTCGACTCGCTCGGCTACTCGGCCGCCGCGCTGCTGCCCGTCGCCGCCTGGCTGACGCGGATCTGTGCCACGGCCGAGCCGCAGGCCGCGCGCGGCTGCGTGGCGGCGGCCGTCGGGCCCGCGCGCGCCCATGTCGCCTGCCTGTTGGCGGCGTTGTCCGGCGCGGCGGCGCTCGGCACGGTCGCGACCCTCGGCGTGACGCTGCTGAGCGCCTCGGTCGCCTCGGACCACCGCACCCCCGTGCCGCTCGCCCCCGCGTGCGGGGCCGGGCTGCTCGCCGCCCTGGCCTGCGCCCTGCTCGGCACGGCCGTCGGCGCGCTCACCAGCCGGCCACTGCTGCGGTCGCGGGGCCGTGCCGTCCCGGCCCTGCTGCTCGCGGCGCTGCTGTCCCTGGTGGCCACCGGCTCCCCGGCGCAGGCGGCCGTGCGGGGCCTGGTGACCGGCTCACGGTCGGGCACCGTCCCGCTGCCGCTGCTGCCCCTGGCCGCGGCAGCCCTGGTCACGGCCGCCGCGCTGGCCCTGGCCGGTGCGCTCGCCTCCCGCAGATCACCCTGAGCAGGCAGATCACCCTGAGCAGGCGGTGCGCTGCGCCTCCTGCCACTCGCAGACCGGGCAGAAGGTGATGCCCTTGTACGACTCCGGGTACTCCGTCGGCTCCCGGCACAGCACGCACTCCGCGTACGGCGGCCCGTCCGCCCGGGGTGGCCTGGTCGCGTCGATCAGGCAGTAGTCGTCCTCGCTCATACGTCCAGCGTAGGCCGGTCAGTGCGCCTCCGGACGCGGCCGCGCACCGCCGTCCGCCGCCCCGATCAGCTCGGACACCTTCACGAACCTGAAGCCCTCGCGGCGCAGCTCGGGCACGATCGTGCGCACTGCCCGCTCGGTCGCCGGGGCGGCGCTGAGCGTGCAGTGCAGCACGACCACCGACCCCGGCCGCACCCCGTCCAGTACCTGGCGGGCGACCACGTCCGGGTCCGTCTCGAACGCGTCGCCGCCGACCACGTCCCACTGCACGGCGGTCACACCGGCCGGTGTCAGCGCCTTCAGAGCCCGCCGGTCGTAACAGCCGCCGGGGAAGCGGAAGTACGGCATCGGATCCGCCACACCGGCTTTCCGGAACGCGGCGTACGCCCGCTCCACGTCCGACCGCATCCGCCCCTCGGGCACGGTCGGCAGGCCGTAGCAGTCCCGCGTGTACGCGTAGTGGCTGTAGGAGTGGTTGGCGACCTCGAAGAGCGGGTCCCTGCCGATGGAACGGGCCTGGTCCGGGTACTGCTCGGCCCACCGCCCGGTCATGAACACGGTGGCGGGCACCTTCAGCGCCCGCAGCGTGGAGATCAGCCGCGGATGGTCGAACCGCTCGCCCGCCGCCGCCCGTGCCCCCTGCCCGGCGGTCATGTCGGCGTCGAAGGTGAGCGCTACGGTCCTGCCGCGGGTGCGGGGACCGTGCTCGAAGACCGGGGTCAGGCCGCCGGAACCGGGAGCGAGGGTCGGAGGGCGCGACGGCGGCGCGGACACCGGCGGTGAGGCCGGCTGCCAGGGCCGGCCGGTCCCGCAGGCGGCGAGGGCCGTGCTCAGGGCACACACGGCGGCGACACGGCGGAGAAGGGTGATCACCGTGTGAAGATGTGAACGGGATCGTCCCTTTATGCGCGTCGGTCGCGGGCGTCACCCGGCCGTCAGATGTCCCGCTGCTCCAGCGGCCTGGTCGCCGGGCCCTGGATCACCTTGCCGTCCGTGTCGAACCGGGAGCCGTGGCAGGGGCACTCCCAGGCGCGTTCGGCGGAGTTGAAGGCGACCAGGCAGCCCAGGTGGGTGCAGCGGGCGGAGACGGAGTGCAGGTTGCCGTCGTCGTCACGGTAGACCGCGAGGCGGTGGTGCCCGTCGGCGCGGACCACGGCGCCCTCGCCGGGCGGCAGGGACTCCACCGGTGGCGCGGGCCGCAGCCGGTCCCCGACGAAGTGACCGGCGACCTTGGCCTGGGTCTTGAGGAACGCCGGAGCCTCCCGCACGGCGGGCTTCAGCCGGCGCGGGTCGTACAGCTCGCTCCACTCGCGCTCCTCGCCCGTGATCTGCGCGGCGAGGAGGCTGCCCGCCATGATGCCGCCGGTCATGCCCCAGCCGCCGAAGCCGGTGGCCACATAGGCGTGCCGGGCGCCCGGGTGCAGCGGGCCGACCATCGGCACGGTGTCCGTGGGGTCGATGTCCTGCGTGGCCCAGCGGTGGGTGACGTCCAGGTCCGGGAAGTGCCCGGTGGCCCAGGCGGTGAGGCGTTCGAAACGGGCCCGCGGGTCGCCGGTGCCCGGCGTGAAGTGCTCGCCGGTGACCACGAGCAGGCGCCGGTCGCCCGCGTAGGGCGCGGTGCGCACCGAGCGGATGCCCTCGTCGGGCGTGATGAACATGCCGTCCGGGTCCTGGTCCGCGGGGATCGGCCCGGCGACGACCAGCTCGCGGCGCGGCGACAGCCGGGCGAACAGCAGGGCCCGGTCGAAGATCGGGTAGTGCGTCGCGACGACGACGTCCCGGGCCCGCACCGTCGCCCCGGTCGTGGTCGACAGCCGGCACGGCTCGCCCTCGTCCAGGCCGAGGACCGTGGTGTCCTCGAAGATCCGCCCGCCGTGCTCGACCAGGTCGGTGGCGAGGGCCAGCAGGTACTTGCGCGGGTGGAACTGGGCCTGGCCGGTGACCCGGACCGCGCCCGCCACCGGGAAGGGCAGCCCGGTCTCCGTCACGAACGAGGCGGGCAGCCCGGCTTCGGCGGCCGCCCGTGCCTCGGCGCGCAGCTCCTCCGTCCGGCCCGCGTCGCGGGCGTACGTGTAGGCGCTCCTGGCCTCCCAGTCGCAGTCGATGCCCAGTTCCCCGGCGATCCCGGCCGCGCGCTCGATCGCCTCGGACTGGGAGCGGGCGTACAGCCGCGCGCCCGCGGGGCCGCGGGTGCGGCGCAGCTTGTCGTAGACGAGCGTGTGCAGGGCGGTGACCTTGGCGGTGGTGTGCCCGGTGACCCCGGCCGCCACCCGCCCGGCCTCCAGCACCGCCACGCTTCGCCCGGACCGCGTCAGCTCCCACGCCGTGCTCAGTCCGGCGATCCCGGCGCCGATCACCGCCACGTCGACGTCCAGGTCCTCCGTCAGGGCCGGATGGCGGCCGTCCGGTGCCGTCTCCATCCAGTACGAGCTGCTGACCTGCTGCTTCTCGCTCATGAGCCACCGGGTACCCCCGACCGCCCGCTTCAGTGTCCGGTGCGTCGCTTTACCGGGCGTGTCGCTTTACAGAAGGGGCCGACAGGGCTAACGTACAACCAAATGGTTGTAGATGAGTTGAACGACGAGACGGTGGACCGGCTGTTCCACGCCTTGGCCGACACCACGCGCCGGGACATACTGCGCCGTTGCGTGCGCGGCGAACTGTCGGTCTCGCGGCTGGCCGAGGCCTATCCCATGAGCTTCGCGGCGGTGCAGAAGCACGTCGCGGTGCTGGAACGGGCCGGTCTCGTCAGCAAGCAGCGCAGCGGACGGGAGCAGCTCGTGCGCACCGACCCCGACGCGGTGGGCCGCGCCCGCCAGGCCCTCGACGAGCTCGAGTCGGCATGGCGCGGGCGCGTGGACCGGATGGCCCGGCTGCTCGCGGAAGACCCCGGTACCGAAGAGAACGACACCCCGGAAGGACCCGAGAGATGAGCGTCACCAGCCTCGACAAGGACCTCGACAACCTCACCCTCACCCTGATCGCCGACTTCGCCGCCCCGGTGGAGCGGGTGTGGCGACTGTGGGCCGACCCCCGTCAGCTGGAGCGCTGGTGGGGCCCGCCGACCTACCCGGCTACCGTGGAGGAGCACGACCTGACCCCAGGCGGAGAGGTCACGTACTTCATGACCGGCCCGGAGGGCGACCGGCACCGCGGCTGGTGGCGGATCACCTCGGTCACCGAGCCGACCTCCCTGGAGTTCACCGACGGCTTCGCCGACGACGAAGGGAAGCCCAAGGACGACATGCCGACCACGTCCGTGACGGTGCGGCTCAGCGAACACGGCGGCGGCACCCG encodes the following:
- a CDS encoding polysaccharide deacetylase family protein; amino-acid sequence: MITLLRRVAAVCALSTALAACGTGRPWQPASPPVSAPPSRPPTLAPGSGGLTPVFEHGPRTRGRTVALTFDADMTAGQGARAAAGERFDHPRLISTLRALKVPATVFMTGRWAEQYPDQARSIGRDPLFEVANHSYSHYAYTRDCYGLPTVPEGRMRSDVERAYAAFRKAGVADPMPYFRFPGGCYDRRALKALTPAGVTAVQWDVVGGDAFETDPDVVARQVLDGVRPGSVVVLHCTLSAAPATERAVRTIVPELRREGFRFVKVSELIGAADGGARPRPEAH
- a CDS encoding FAD-dependent oxidoreductase, coding for MSEKQQVSSSYWMETAPDGRHPALTEDLDVDVAVIGAGIAGLSTAWELTRSGRSVAVLEAGRVAAGVTGHTTAKVTALHTLVYDKLRRTRGPAGARLYARSQSEAIERAAGIAGELGIDCDWEARSAYTYARDAGRTEELRAEARAAAEAGLPASFVTETGLPFPVAGAVRVTGQAQFHPRKYLLALATDLVEHGGRIFEDTTVLGLDEGEPCRLSTTTGATVRARDVVVATHYPIFDRALLFARLSPRRELVVAGPIPADQDPDGMFITPDEGIRSVRTAPYAGDRRLLVVTGEHFTPGTGDPRARFERLTAWATGHFPDLDVTHRWATQDIDPTDTVPMVGPLHPGARHAYVATGFGGWGMTGGIMAGSLLAAQITGEEREWSELYDPRRLKPAVREAPAFLKTQAKVAGHFVGDRLRPAPPVESLPPGEGAVVRADGHHRLAVYRDDDGNLHSVSARCTHLGCLVAFNSAERAWECPCHGSRFDTDGKVIQGPATRPLEQRDI
- a CDS encoding metalloregulator ArsR/SmtB family transcription factor yields the protein MVVDELNDETVDRLFHALADTTRRDILRRCVRGELSVSRLAEAYPMSFAAVQKHVAVLERAGLVSKQRSGREQLVRTDPDAVGRARQALDELESAWRGRVDRMARLLAEDPGTEENDTPEGPER
- a CDS encoding ATP-binding cassette domain-containing protein — protein: MRPDLCLENAGRRYGLRGPWVLRGVDLTVVPGRLVRVEGANGTGKSTLLRLLAGIDAPSEGRITGRPRTAYVPERFPPALPFTAAGYLTHLGTVHGLNRAAAARAAAEWLERLGAAAYADTPMARLSKGSSQKVAVAQALLGEPELLVLDEAWTGLDADARAELERAVAERTAAGGSVVFVDHDPRRLAGLPDATYTVRDGSLVEQAASEPVPSGPHVTVEVQGPPDGRLPDDVRRTVTLAEETAPGSHRLTVPAPHSDVLLRALLTARPPWHVVSVARQADAPGSLR
- a CDS encoding SRPBCC domain-containing protein — translated: MSVTSLDKDLDNLTLTLIADFAAPVERVWRLWADPRQLERWWGPPTYPATVEEHDLTPGGEVTYFMTGPEGDRHRGWWRITSVTEPTSLEFTDGFADDEGKPKDDMPTTSVTVRLSEHGGGTRMEMRSLFDSREQLEQLITMGMEEGLKEAVGQIDALLAA
- a CDS encoding ABC transporter, with the protein product MTALLRYHAALLLRSQRWLPPFLLYAAFLAISVQAGQPVLDSLGYSAAALLPVAAWLTRICATAEPQAARGCVAAAVGPARAHVACLLAALSGAAALGTVATLGVTLLSASVASDHRTPVPLAPACGAGLLAALACALLGTAVGALTSRPLLRSRGRAVPALLLAALLSLVATGSPAQAAVRGLVTGSRSGTVPLPLLPLAAAALVTAAALALAGALASRRSP